From Armatimonadota bacterium:
ATAGAGCACCGTGCCGGCCTGTTCCGCCTTGCCCTCTTTCATCAATTTCCAGGGGGCCTGCTCGTCGATGTACTTGTTGCCTGCCGTGACGATGGTCCAGATCGACTCGATCGCGGCCTGCAATTGAACATCGTCCAACGCTTCCGCCGCGCCGGCCGCGGCCTTGGTCACGATGTCCGAAGTCGCCGGGTCGAGTCCCGATGGTTTGGGCAGCACACCTTCGAAGAATTTGCCGACCAGCGACAGCGTGCGATTCAGGAGGTTGCCGAGATCGTTGGCGAGGTCTCCATTGAAGCGCTTGGTCAGGGCCGCGCGGCTGAAATCCGCATCCTGTCCGAACGGGACCTCACGGAATATGAAATAGCGCACCGCGTCAACAGAGACTTTCACGTCGCAGCCGCTCTGTTCCGCCAGTTCCTGGGCGACGATGTACGGGTCGACGGCATTCCCTTTAGACTTGCCGATCTTCTCGCCCTCCACGGTCCAGAACCCGTGGCCGATCAGGCGGTCCGGAAGCGGAAGCCCGAGGGCCATCAGCATGCCGGGCCAGAAGGTGCAATGGAAGCGTACGAAGATGTCCTTACCCATCAGCTGGACATTGCACGGCCACCACTTCTTGAACGTCGTGTCGTCGGTTCCGTAGCCGACGGCGGTCAGATAGTTGATCAACGCGTCGAACCAGACGTAGATGACGAACCCTGGATCGCCCGGGACCGGGATGCCCCAGCCTTCGCCCTTGCGAGTGATGGAGACGTCGCGCAGACCTTCTTTGATGAACTGCACGACCTCATTTCCACGGAACGATGGGCCGAGGAATTTCGGATGGGTCTCGATGTACTGCAGCAGGCGGTCGCCGTACGCGCTCAGACGGAAGAAGTAGTTGTCTTCGCTGACGCGCTCCACGGGGCGCTGGCACTCCGGGTTCGGACAGTGCGCCACCCCGGCGTCATCCATCACCACCTGGGTGTCTGTCCAGAATGTTTCATCGGGGACGCAGTAGTAGCCTTCGTAGGTGCCCTTGTAGATGTCGCCCTGATCGCGCAGCCTGGCGAAGATATCCTGCACCAGGTTGATGTGGCGCTGTTCCGTCGTCCGGATGAACTGGTCATAGTCGACGTCCAGCCGTTTCCACGTCGCTTTGAACTCCGCGGCAAGGTCGTCTACATATTCTTTCGGATCGCGCCCCGCTTCGCGGGCCACTTCGAACACTTTGGGGGCGTGCTCATCGGTTCCGGTAAGGAACAGGACGTCGTCACCACGGAGCCGGTGATAACGGGCTAGCACGTCGGCGGCGATGCTTGTGTAACTGTTGCCGATATGCGGCAATCCATTTACGTAATAGATAGGGGTGGTGATATAGAACGTTTCGGCCATTTGAACTCGCTTCCAGTACGGAACGGCGCCGGTGAGGCGCGGACATCCGTATCAGTATAGACAGACCCAACACGACGGGTTGACATCATGCGGTCCGCCTTGGTATGATTCATCGGGTGCGCGAATATCTGTCCGTACACCGAGGGGGAGGCTTTCCTGCGCCAGTGAGTTCGCTTGAAGCGATGATCGGCAACCGCGGGATATCAGCCCTTCCGCATCGGTGAATCTGAACCGGAAGGAGGGGAGATATATGGCGCAAGTACAAGTCAAACCGAGCGAATCCATCGACAGCGCCCTCCGGCGGTTCAAGAAGCAGATTCAGGAATCTGGTATTTTGAAGGAAGCCCGAGAGCACGAGCATTACGAGAAGCCCAGCGAGCGTCGCCGAAAGGCGGCAGCCGCCCGCCTTCGCAAAATAGCGAAGGCCGCCGAAAAGGATAACATCCGCTAGTTGAGCTTTGTGCGCACCAAGGCTTTGAGACCCGTCCCCCCGGACGGGCCTCGCGGTTTTTGGGGCCGCATCGAACGCCGCGTTCCGGCGGCGCCAGCCGCGGTATACTGAGAACATATGAGCGATTTTCCTGTCATTTCCGCGCTGGCCCAGACGCTTCTGGGACATAGCCGCGAGGACCTGTGCAAGATGGCCGCCGCGTTGGGCCAGCCCGCGTACCGAGGCAACCAGATTGCCGACTGGCTGTATGCCGGCAAGTGCGCAAGTATCGACGAGATGAGCAATCTGCCCAAGGGATTCCGCGCCAAACTCGCCGAGCGCGCCCGCGTTGGTACCCCGGAGGTCGTCGCCGCCACCGGGGCGCCGGACCGCACGGCCAAATTCCTTCTCGATTTCGACGGGGTGCGCGTGGAGACGGTCCTCCTGCCTTCGGACGACCGCGTTTCCGTGTGCGTTTCGTCCCAGGTGGGCTGCGCCGCGGGCTGCACCTTTTGCGCCACCGCCACGCTGGGCCTGACGCGGAACCTTAGCGCAGGGGAGATCGTGGCCCAGGTGCTGGTCGCGGCACGGGCTCTGGAATCCGCTCCGTGGTACGCTTCGCAGCAACCGGGCGCTCGTGCCGTCAACCACGTGGTCTACATGGGCATGGGCGAACCGCTGTGGAATCTCGAGAATGTCGTCAAGTCGATTCGCCTCCTGAACGAGGAGGTGGGAATCGGGATGCGGGGCATCACCGTCAGCACCGTCGGCATCCCGGATGAGATCCGGCGCCTCGCCGATTACAATCTCCAGATCACTCTGGCGGTGAGCCTTCACGCGGGCACAGAGGAAACCCGGCAGGCGCTCGTCCCGGTGGGGCGAAAGTTCCCGCTCAACCAGGTGCTGGAGGCGTCCCGCTACTACTTTGACGTCACGGGGCGTCGTGTGACGTATGAATACGTGCTTCTGAAAGGGGTGAACGATTCGCCCGAAGAGGCGTTCGCGCTCGCCAACAGGATATCAGGGGTTCCCGCCCACGTGAACCTCATCCCGTGGAACCCAGCCGAATCACGCGGGTCATTCGAGCGCCCCCGTGGCGACGACATCCGCCGGTTCCGCGCAGTGCTGGAGCGGGCAGGTGTCGCCGTGACGCAGCGCCGGGAGCGTGGACAGGGTATCGCGGCGGCGTGTGGACAGCTTGCCGGGAGCAGGTAGTGGCCAGTTGAATGGTCGAAGAGAAACTACAACAGGTTCTCGGAGCGCTGCCGCGTTATGAGCCGCGGCCGCAGCAAACGCGCATGGCGCAGGTCGTTGAGCGCGCCATCGCCGAAGGCATCAGCGCCGTTGTGGAGGCCGGGACCGGCAGCGGCAAGACGATGGCGTATCTGATTCCCCTTCTGGGCCAGGAGGGATGCGCCGTCGTATCCACCGGCACGATCGCCCTTCAGTCCCAGTTGATGGACAAAGACCTCGTCTTCCTCGCCGAGACGTACGGCCGTCCGTTCAATTTCGCGCTCGCGAAGGGCCGGCAGAACTACCTTTGCCCCATGCACATGGAAGAGGCCGACCGGGCGCTGCCACCCATCGGCGAAGAGCGTCAGCAACTGGACGACATCATTGAGTTGTGGCGCGCCAATACGTGGGATGGGGATGTCGCGACGCTGCCGTTTCGGGTTGAAAACCGCCTCTGGCGGCAGGAGCTGACGTGCGCCAGCGAGGAGTGCCACGGGCCGCGGTGCGAACACTACCACCGATGCCCCTATATGGATGCCCGCGCCGCGCTCGAGGGCGCCGACATCATCGTGGCGAACCACGCGCTGTACATGACCGATGTGGCCAGCGGCGGATTTGTCCTGCCGAAGCACAACATCGTGGTCTTCGATGAGGCCCACAAAATCGAAAGCGCCGCGACCGACGCGTTCACCGTCCAGATCGGCCGCTACGCCGCCCGCAATCTCCTCCGAAAGATCGCTAAGCGTATCAAGGGTATCCCGTGGCGCGTCGAGCAGGTGCTGGCGGATGCGGACGAACACTACGCCGATTGGGCAGCGCACGGCAGTTTCAGAACTCGACGGATCTGGCGCGATCCGAAACTGCTCCAGATCGCGCAGGAGTTTGACGCCGCCCTCGCCGACGCGATGGATTTCATCAAGGACACCCCGGTCGAGGATTACAACCTCTTCGAGGAAAGCGCCGAAGCGGCGAAGGCGAAATCGATCCTCCAGCGGGACTCGCTGCTCCTGCAAACACAGGGGCTGCAGATGCGATGGAAACACTTCGCCGGGGTTATGAGCGATGAACCCAATGGCCCCAACGATTTCGTTCATTGGCTGGAGTGCCAGACCTCCGGCCTTCGCTCCAAAGGCGCGCAAGGCGAGGCGCAAACGTTGTTCACGCTCAAATCCGCGCCGTTGGGAATCGACGACCACCTGCGGGAGTCTCTCTGGCCCCACAAGACCGCCGTGTTGACCTCCGCGACCCTCGCGACGGAGAACTCTCTGAACTACGTGAAGGGGCGGTGGGGGCTGGACATGGCGATGGACGTCATCCTGCCGCCGGCCTTTGACTACGAGACGCAGGCGGCTCTCTACGCCCCGGCGGATATGCCGTCGCCCAACGCCGTAACCTACAACGAAACCGTCGCGCGGACCGCTGTGCCCTTGCTCAAGCGGACCGAAGGCCGCGCGCTCTTCCTCTTCACCGCGTACAAGGCGATGCGGGAAGTGGCCGAGATACTGAAGAGCGTCCGCCTGCCGTATCCGATCATGACCCAGGACGAGTGGCCGCGCCCCAAGCTGCTGAACTGGTTCCGCGGCGAGAGCAATCCGATCCTGTGCGCCACCGCATCCTTTTGGGAAGGCGTGGACCTGCCGGGGTCCAACCTGAGCTGCGTTATCATCGACCGGATCCCGTTCGCTCATCCTGATGACCCGGTGGTCCAAGCCAACACGGAACGCCTCAAAGCGGAAGGCAGGGACTGGTTCAATGAATACAGCCTGCCGGCGGCAATCCTCACGCTGAAACAGGGCTTCGGCCGTCTCATCCGCTCGCATACGGACGTCGGCGTGGTGTGCATCATGGACCCCCGCCTCGTGACCATGCGGTACGGCCGCGTGGTTCGCGAGTCGCTGCCCAACGCTCCTCTCATCCGCAGCCTCGATGACCCCGTCTTCGAGCGTCTCTTCCCGCGCTGATCCCGGTCCGGGCGGTTGGAACGCCATGCCGCCCCTGCGTCTTCTATATACCAGGAGGCACGAATATGGCCAGGAACTGGGCTCTTGCCGCGGCGACTCTGATCTTGCTGAGTGGCTGCGGATTGAATACGCCGCCGAGCGAGGCGCGCGTTCGCGCGCCGGAGTTTGTGGGCGGCAAGGCGGACTGGATCAACACGTCACCCATCACCTTGAAGGAGATCCTGCGGACGCACAAGACGCCGGACGGCAAGCCCGTTGCGGCGATCCTCGTGGATTTCTGGGAGTATACGTGCATCAACTGCATTCGCACGATGCCGTACCTGAAGGAATGGAACAAGCGCTACTCGGACAAGGGCCTGCTCATCGTGGGCATCCACACGCCGGAGTTCGGGTTTGCGCACGACGGCAAACACGTGGCGGAAGCCGTCAAGCGCTTCGGTCTGACATATCCCATTCTCGTTGACTCGGACCACAGGAACTGGGACGCCTACAGCAACCAGTACTGGCCCCGCCACTACCTCATCGACTCCCGAGGCTACATCGTCAGCGACCATGCCGGAGAGGGCGGATACTCCGAAACCGAGCGCGAGATACAATCTCTCCTGAAGCGGTATGACCCGGGAGTGGCCCTGCCGAAGGTGATGGATGTGGTCCGCGAGACCGACCGCCCGGACGCGGTCTGTTATCCGGTTACCGGGGAGACGTACGTCGGCTACGAAAGGGGGCAACTGGGCAACCGGGGTGGGTACCGTCGCGACGTCGCGGCGGATTACGCGGATACCGGCCGGTACGAGGACGGGGTTCCGGTGGCGGTAGGCTCGTGGCGCGCCACGCCGGAGGCGCTGATCCACACGTCCACGCGACCCGATGACGCGATATTGCTGCGCTACCACGCGTTGGACCTTTACGCGGTGATCAAGCCCGAAGGCGGTACGCCGCTGAGGGTCTACGTCACGCAGGATGGAAAGCCGCTCCCGGTGGCCGACAAGGGCGCCGATATCCTGTTCGATGAGCAGGGCCGGCCGTATTTGAACGTCGATTCGCCGCGCATGTATGCGATCGCGCACAATGCGAAGTTCGGCCAGCACGTTCTGGGGCTATCGTCGCCGTCTTCGGGCTTCGGACTGTATTCGTACACCTTCGGCTCGTGCACCGAGTAGCTCTTGAGGCGTGGGGCGGGCACGGCCTACGCGGGGCTAAGCCCGCCCCATCGATATCCCCTCGCCTCACGCCGGCTATTCGCCGACAATCTCCGCGGGGTTGAACCACAGCGCGATCTCAGACGCGGCCGTCTCCGGGGCATCGCTACCGTGAACCAGGTTCTGCTGGGTCGAGTTGGCAAAATCGCCCCGGATGGTGCCGGGGGCCGCTTCCAGAGGGCTTGTCTTGCCCATCATCAGGCGCACCATCTCGATTGTGCCTTCGGGGCCTTCGAAGACCATCGCAACCACCGGACCGGAGGTGATGAACTCCACCACGGGCGCGAAAAATGGCTTGCCGCGATGGACTTCGTAATGGGCTTCCGCAAGACCACGCGACGGGGTCAATTGTTTCAGGGCCGCGATGCGAAGCCCCTTGGCCTCAAACCTGCCGATGATTTCGCCGACAAGTCCGCGGCGAACCCCGTCCGGCTTCACTATTACGAGAGTGCGTTCCATCTATCCTCCTGGGCGATCATTGCGCCTTGTGCATTATGCATTCGGCGGGTATGGTCGGGTAAACACGAGCAGCGTTTCCTCGAATGGCTCCGGGGAGATGTATGCCCGCCGTACAACAGCCTCGAACGCCGCTACCGGGCTCACACTGCCTCTGCAACCCGATTCCAGCCAGGCTTGTTCCACGATGTGGCTCATTCCTGCGATCCACTGCTCATACGTTCCGGCGAATGGTGTGGAGACAAGATCAAACGCGGACATCCCCAACCCGGCGCGCTTGCCCCATGTCAGGATCCGCGAAATCGTCGGCGCGCGCGATGCCAGGGCCTCGAATCCCTCCGGATCCCATCGTGCCAAAGGAAGTTTCTGCAGGTTCTGGGGACTGGAGAAGCGTACGCTGATACGACCGCCGGGAGACACAACACGGGCTGCCTCGCGCAGCGCCACAACGGGGCGTTTCAGCATGTGGGCTACGTGATTGAACAATACGACGTCGAAATCGGCATCGGGAAAGGGGAGGGCTTCCGCTGTGCCTCGGACCCGGTTCGGCGCGGCGGTGCTGGGATCGACGGCAGGGTCTACAACGGCGCCGATC
This genomic window contains:
- the ndk gene encoding nucleoside-diphosphate kinase — encoded protein: MERTLVIVKPDGVRRGLVGEIIGRFEAKGLRIAALKQLTPSRGLAEAHYEVHRGKPFFAPVVEFITSGPVVAMVFEGPEGTIEMVRLMMGKTSPLEAAPGTIRGDFANSTQQNLVHGSDAPETAASEIALWFNPAEIVGE
- the metG gene encoding methionine--tRNA ligase, whose product is MAETFYITTPIYYVNGLPHIGNSYTSIAADVLARYHRLRGDDVLFLTGTDEHAPKVFEVAREAGRDPKEYVDDLAAEFKATWKRLDVDYDQFIRTTEQRHINLVQDIFARLRDQGDIYKGTYEGYYCVPDETFWTDTQVVMDDAGVAHCPNPECQRPVERVSEDNYFFRLSAYGDRLLQYIETHPKFLGPSFRGNEVVQFIKEGLRDVSITRKGEGWGIPVPGDPGFVIYVWFDALINYLTAVGYGTDDTTFKKWWPCNVQLMGKDIFVRFHCTFWPGMLMALGLPLPDRLIGHGFWTVEGEKIGKSKGNAVDPYIVAQELAEQSGCDVKVSVDAVRYFIFREVPFGQDADFSRAALTKRFNGDLANDLGNLLNRTLSLVGKFFEGVLPKPSGLDPATSDIVTKAAAGAAEALDDVQLQAAIESIWTIVTAGNKYIDEQAPWKLMKEGKAEQAGTVLYTVLDCVRSAAILLRPFMPNATEAIWKQLGCTTPLSSETWASACTPQRLAPGTRVETGTPIFPRIDPARKPEAKPAVTAPAPAVAAPDIPDIERITIDDFKKVQLKVAKVLTAERIPKADKLLQMTIDVGEDEPRNLVAGIAQHYTPEEMIGRTIIVVANLQPAKIRGIESNGMLLAAEADGRVILLGPQGDLPPGASVR
- a CDS encoding ATP-dependent DNA helicase, coding for MVEEKLQQVLGALPRYEPRPQQTRMAQVVERAIAEGISAVVEAGTGSGKTMAYLIPLLGQEGCAVVSTGTIALQSQLMDKDLVFLAETYGRPFNFALAKGRQNYLCPMHMEEADRALPPIGEERQQLDDIIELWRANTWDGDVATLPFRVENRLWRQELTCASEECHGPRCEHYHRCPYMDARAALEGADIIVANHALYMTDVASGGFVLPKHNIVVFDEAHKIESAATDAFTVQIGRYAARNLLRKIAKRIKGIPWRVEQVLADADEHYADWAAHGSFRTRRIWRDPKLLQIAQEFDAALADAMDFIKDTPVEDYNLFEESAEAAKAKSILQRDSLLLQTQGLQMRWKHFAGVMSDEPNGPNDFVHWLECQTSGLRSKGAQGEAQTLFTLKSAPLGIDDHLRESLWPHKTAVLTSATLATENSLNYVKGRWGLDMAMDVILPPAFDYETQAALYAPADMPSPNAVTYNETVARTAVPLLKRTEGRALFLFTAYKAMREVAEILKSVRLPYPIMTQDEWPRPKLLNWFRGESNPILCATASFWEGVDLPGSNLSCVIIDRIPFAHPDDPVVQANTERLKAEGRDWFNEYSLPAAILTLKQGFGRLIRSHTDVGVVCIMDPRLVTMRYGRVVRESLPNAPLIRSLDDPVFERLFPR
- a CDS encoding class I SAM-dependent methyltransferase, which encodes MSAPVVELWARRLIDATSLTKGQTFLDVGGGDGALCAAIESLSGAIGAVVDPAVDPSTAAPNRVRGTAEALPFPDADFDVVLFNHVAHMLKRPVVALREAARVVSPGGRISVRFSSPQNLQKLPLARWDPEGFEALASRAPTISRILTWGKRAGLGMSAFDLVSTPFAGTYEQWIAGMSHIVEQAWLESGCRGSVSPVAAFEAVVRRAYISPEPFEETLLVFTRPYPPNA
- a CDS encoding redoxin family protein, which produces MARNWALAAATLILLSGCGLNTPPSEARVRAPEFVGGKADWINTSPITLKEILRTHKTPDGKPVAAILVDFWEYTCINCIRTMPYLKEWNKRYSDKGLLIVGIHTPEFGFAHDGKHVAEAVKRFGLTYPILVDSDHRNWDAYSNQYWPRHYLIDSRGYIVSDHAGEGGYSETEREIQSLLKRYDPGVALPKVMDVVRETDRPDAVCYPVTGETYVGYERGQLGNRGGYRRDVAADYADTGRYEDGVPVAVGSWRATPEALIHTSTRPDDAILLRYHALDLYAVIKPEGGTPLRVYVTQDGKPLPVADKGADILFDEQGRPYLNVDSPRMYAIAHNAKFGQHVLGLSSPSSGFGLYSYTFGSCTE
- the rlmN gene encoding 23S rRNA (adenine(2503)-C(2))-methyltransferase RlmN → MSDFPVISALAQTLLGHSREDLCKMAAALGQPAYRGNQIADWLYAGKCASIDEMSNLPKGFRAKLAERARVGTPEVVAATGAPDRTAKFLLDFDGVRVETVLLPSDDRVSVCVSSQVGCAAGCTFCATATLGLTRNLSAGEIVAQVLVAARALESAPWYASQQPGARAVNHVVYMGMGEPLWNLENVVKSIRLLNEEVGIGMRGITVSTVGIPDEIRRLADYNLQITLAVSLHAGTEETRQALVPVGRKFPLNQVLEASRYYFDVTGRRVTYEYVLLKGVNDSPEEAFALANRISGVPAHVNLIPWNPAESRGSFERPRGDDIRRFRAVLERAGVAVTQRRERGQGIAAACGQLAGSR
- the rpsU gene encoding 30S ribosomal protein S21, with translation MAQVQVKPSESIDSALRRFKKQIQESGILKEAREHEHYEKPSERRRKAAAARLRKIAKAAEKDNIR